The Ornithodoros turicata isolate Travis chromosome 7, ASM3712646v1, whole genome shotgun sequence genome includes a region encoding these proteins:
- the LOC135401288 gene encoding uncharacterized protein LOC135401288: MMAAAAGGKKAVSEALLSKKVQRPVKLNPAKGGSLLHNAMESPDRHPTRPVEASTAVTTNEITATTDEMARTTDTSVFEANIRMRLSRPPPPRRPLAAPSQSVSNKGCWTQCPDCGGLFAQDSCSSCSSEDSLSPGDRSELGDLLSTTATLCQKMAGILNGNQQH, from the exons ATGATGGCGGCGGCGGCAGGAGGAAAGAAAGCCGTAAGCGAGGCCCTTCTCTCGAAGAAGGTACAACGGCCTGTGAAGTTAAATCCTGCGAAAGGAGGGTCTTTGTTGCACAATGCTATGGAATCGCCTGACCGTCACCCGACACGTCCAGTAGAGGCATCAACAGCGGTCACCACCAACGAGATAACCGCCACGACTGACGAGATGGCTAG GACGACGGACACGTCCGTTTTCGAAGCCAACATTCGTATGCGACTATctcgtcctcctcctcctcgtcgtcCTCTGGCTGCGCCCTCGCAGAGTGTCAGCAACAAAGGCTGCTGGACGCAGTGTCCCGATTGTGGCGGCCTCTTCGCCCAAGACAGCTGCAGTTCATGCAGTTCAGAAGACAGTCTGTCGCCAGGTGACCGATCTGAGCTGGGTGATTTACTGAGCACAA CGGCAACGCTCTGTCAGAAGATGGCTGGAATTCTGAATGGCAATCAGCAGCATTAA
- the LOC135401287 gene encoding protein inscuteable homolog isoform X2: MGRGGTDISATRESGEVIKVNLDNSLDNFDLYHKSIIPYDVPKGRKSPVSPPVPPRSSVIRTPSFLGSKAKEDDWLSHSIEHVCRKTLYKNIEYRTVNMSEFNEKESAPALKNNIVEKPKPNEYALKDSTNTKVGVATPNNHVIANGKKPNFVTPVNAEKGLKTPKTSTPKSNSFVRRCCRASSFRLRKASAKKDVRFASAEDLSAEELKAETPKCTPRAETSISKDDSLGLCTTISPITSGDALEGIRQRLAFADESQLDAKDGKEEQDTPENSFVSPAALPPDSPLGHYLQWVVEQSGLSSVPSVQQWLKGVRLSVENECLSALQSKSLTKDPALAAVLEIGDAQDAVTALQDRLASVTATAGHVTRRLEQGHWLKFCSSTPGLSSEIGDLIRDYKTVIQNASPYSNKIASHLHRILQSLREIGAKPNRKPETAADFESIRSLLFDIKNTLQTLCNSLYLKELEKIVKVANENMALGCARRAIAALSSIGESGVHMCDLIARVGGVSALLSIVKEASLRPIRCAAIRGLTIICCENGAIHQLEQAGGIECVRTILTDFNASEQERCEATGLLAQITAPWVECSGGTIRRMRENMDTFIESLTKMIKEAKNGDVFLLSAAALANLSFLDPVAVKHIQRHQTFRALMNASRLRDMAGNLFAKDQIATVLANASAEKACHADIVDAGSLIQLICFLQVRPSALQSNAETEACERVQQKSAIALARLCSDRSTAERVLQLQGVQRLVRLCKDPKERNNSNSVLVACLAALRKIASSCGSKEMCDLGAAELVKNELWDSFQQYSSKHESYV; encoded by the exons ATGGGTCGTGGAGGAACTGATATTTCG GCCACTCGAGAGTCTGGAGAAGTCATCAAGGTCAACCTTGACAACTCCCTGGACAACTTCGACCTCTACCACAAAAGCATCATTCCTTACGATGTGCCCAAGGGGCGCAAGTCCCCCGTGTCGCCTCCGGTGCCACCTAGAAGTTCTGTTATCAGGACACCGTCCTTCCTGGGATCCAAAGCTAAGGAAGACGACTGGCTTTCACACTCCATCGAACATGTGTGTCGCAAGACACTCTACAAGAACATCGAGTACAGGACAGTGAACATGTCGGAATTCAACGAGAAAGAGAGTGCACCTGCGTTGAAGAACAACATCGTGGAGAAACCAAAGCCAAATGAATATGCTCTCAAGGACTCTACGAACACGAAAGTGGGTGTGGCGACTCCAAACAACCACGTCATTGCCAACGGCAAGAAGCCAAATTTCGTCACACCGGTGAATGCCGAAAAGGGACTCAAGACGCCAAAGACTAGTACACCAAAGAGTAACTCCTTCGTAAGGCGCTGCTGCAGAGCCAGCTCCTTCCGGCTCCGAAAGGCTTCAGCTAAGAAAGATGTCCGCTTCGCCTCTGCCGAGGACCTCAGTGCCGAAGAGCTCAAAGCAGAGACTCCCAAATGCACCCCGCGCGCTGAAACCAGCATCAGCAAGGACGATTCGCTGGGATTGTGCACCACCATCAGCCCCATCACCAGCGGCGATGCTCTGGAAGGGATCAGACAGCGGCTTGCCTTTGCTGACGAGTCTCAGCTGGACGCCAAGGACGGCAAAGAGGAGCAGGACACACCGGAGAACTCTTTCGTCAGTCCTGCAGCTCTTCCCCCGGACAGCCCTTTGGGGCATTATCTTCAATGGGTCGTCGAACA GTCTGGCCTCAGCTCAGTTCCTAGCGTTCAGCAGTGGCTCAAGGGCGTCCGGCTTTCCGTCGAAAACGAATGCTTGAGTGCTCTTCAGAGCAAGTCCCTCACCAAGGACCCAGCTCTCGCAGCTGTCCTCGAAATAGGCGATGCCCAAG ACGCTGTCACAGCTCTCCAGGACCGCCTCGCTTCTGTCACGGCAACTGCAGGCCATGTCACGAGGCGACTCGAACAAGGTCACTGGCTCAAGTTCTGTAGCAGCACACCAGGACTCAGTTCGGAAATTGGTGATCTGATTAGGGACTACAAGACCGTTATCCAGAATGCGTCACCTTACTCCAACAAGATTGCCAGTCACTTGCACAGGATCCTGCAAAGCCTTCGAGAGATCGGTGCAAAGCCCAACCGCAAGCCAGAAACGGCTGCCGATTTCGAATCCATCCGATCCCTCCTCTTCGACATCAAAAACACGCTTCAGACGCTGTGCAACTCTCTCTACCTCAAGGAACTAGAG AAAATCGTCAAAGTCGCCAACGAGAACATGGCCCTGGGTTGTGCTCGTCGTGCCATCGCAGCTCTCAGCAGCATCGGCGAGAGCGGCGTCCACATGTGCGACTTGATTGCACGCGTCGGTGGAGTTTCTGCACTGTTGAGCATCGTCAAAGAAGCCAGCCTGCGCCCAATTAGATGCGCAGCTATAAGAGGACTCACCATCATCTGTTGCGAGAATGGCGCCATTCATCAGCTCGAACAAGCCGGCGGCATTGAGTGTGTTCGTACCATCCTCACCGACTTCAACGCCAGCGAACAGGAGCGGTGCGAAGCTACTGGCCTCTTAGCGCAAATCACCGCCCCGTGGGTGGAGTGCAGTGGCGGAACCATACGACGAATGCGAGAAAACATGGACACTTTTATCGAGTCGCTCACCAAGATGATCAAAGAAGCCAAGAACGGCGACGTGTTTCTCCTGTCAGCAGCAGCTCTAGCGAATTTGTCCTTCCTGGACCCTGTGGCCGTGAAGCACATCCAAAGGCACCAGACATTCAGAGCGCTCATGAACGCATCGAGGCTCAGGGACATGGCTGGAAACCTCTTTGCAAAGGACCAG ATCGCCACAGTACTGGCAAACGCGTCGGCAGAAAAGGCATGCCACGCAGATATCGTGGACGCCGGATCTCTCATACAATTAATCTGCTTCCTGCAAGTCAGACCTTCTGCTCTACAAAGCAACGCTGAAACCGAAGCTTGCGAAAGGGTGCAACAGAAGTCGGCCATTGCCCTGGCACGTCTCTGCAGCGATCGAAGCACAGCGGAGAGAGTCTTGCAATTGCAGG GTGTGCAAAGGCTAGTGCGACTGTGCAAGGATCCCAAAGAAAGGAACAACAGCAACTCCGTTCTTGTGGCGTGCCTGGCCGCGCTGCGGAAGATCGCGTCTTCCTGTGGCAGCAAAGAAATGTGCGACCTCGGTGCTGCTGAACTTGTGAAGAATGAGCTCTGGGACTCGTTCCAACAGTACTCAAGCAAGCACGAAAGTTATGTGTGA
- the LOC135401287 gene encoding protein inscuteable homolog isoform X1: MSALTMWCCGSDRRYSSRWAAGIPTKRSATRESGEVIKVNLDNSLDNFDLYHKSIIPYDVPKGRKSPVSPPVPPRSSVIRTPSFLGSKAKEDDWLSHSIEHVCRKTLYKNIEYRTVNMSEFNEKESAPALKNNIVEKPKPNEYALKDSTNTKVGVATPNNHVIANGKKPNFVTPVNAEKGLKTPKTSTPKSNSFVRRCCRASSFRLRKASAKKDVRFASAEDLSAEELKAETPKCTPRAETSISKDDSLGLCTTISPITSGDALEGIRQRLAFADESQLDAKDGKEEQDTPENSFVSPAALPPDSPLGHYLQWVVEQSGLSSVPSVQQWLKGVRLSVENECLSALQSKSLTKDPALAAVLEIGDAQDAVTALQDRLASVTATAGHVTRRLEQGHWLKFCSSTPGLSSEIGDLIRDYKTVIQNASPYSNKIASHLHRILQSLREIGAKPNRKPETAADFESIRSLLFDIKNTLQTLCNSLYLKELEKIVKVANENMALGCARRAIAALSSIGESGVHMCDLIARVGGVSALLSIVKEASLRPIRCAAIRGLTIICCENGAIHQLEQAGGIECVRTILTDFNASEQERCEATGLLAQITAPWVECSGGTIRRMRENMDTFIESLTKMIKEAKNGDVFLLSAAALANLSFLDPVAVKHIQRHQTFRALMNASRLRDMAGNLFAKDQIATVLANASAEKACHADIVDAGSLIQLICFLQVRPSALQSNAETEACERVQQKSAIALARLCSDRSTAERVLQLQGVQRLVRLCKDPKERNNSNSVLVACLAALRKIASSCGSKEMCDLGAAELVKNELWDSFQQYSSKHESYV; encoded by the exons GCCACTCGAGAGTCTGGAGAAGTCATCAAGGTCAACCTTGACAACTCCCTGGACAACTTCGACCTCTACCACAAAAGCATCATTCCTTACGATGTGCCCAAGGGGCGCAAGTCCCCCGTGTCGCCTCCGGTGCCACCTAGAAGTTCTGTTATCAGGACACCGTCCTTCCTGGGATCCAAAGCTAAGGAAGACGACTGGCTTTCACACTCCATCGAACATGTGTGTCGCAAGACACTCTACAAGAACATCGAGTACAGGACAGTGAACATGTCGGAATTCAACGAGAAAGAGAGTGCACCTGCGTTGAAGAACAACATCGTGGAGAAACCAAAGCCAAATGAATATGCTCTCAAGGACTCTACGAACACGAAAGTGGGTGTGGCGACTCCAAACAACCACGTCATTGCCAACGGCAAGAAGCCAAATTTCGTCACACCGGTGAATGCCGAAAAGGGACTCAAGACGCCAAAGACTAGTACACCAAAGAGTAACTCCTTCGTAAGGCGCTGCTGCAGAGCCAGCTCCTTCCGGCTCCGAAAGGCTTCAGCTAAGAAAGATGTCCGCTTCGCCTCTGCCGAGGACCTCAGTGCCGAAGAGCTCAAAGCAGAGACTCCCAAATGCACCCCGCGCGCTGAAACCAGCATCAGCAAGGACGATTCGCTGGGATTGTGCACCACCATCAGCCCCATCACCAGCGGCGATGCTCTGGAAGGGATCAGACAGCGGCTTGCCTTTGCTGACGAGTCTCAGCTGGACGCCAAGGACGGCAAAGAGGAGCAGGACACACCGGAGAACTCTTTCGTCAGTCCTGCAGCTCTTCCCCCGGACAGCCCTTTGGGGCATTATCTTCAATGGGTCGTCGAACA GTCTGGCCTCAGCTCAGTTCCTAGCGTTCAGCAGTGGCTCAAGGGCGTCCGGCTTTCCGTCGAAAACGAATGCTTGAGTGCTCTTCAGAGCAAGTCCCTCACCAAGGACCCAGCTCTCGCAGCTGTCCTCGAAATAGGCGATGCCCAAG ACGCTGTCACAGCTCTCCAGGACCGCCTCGCTTCTGTCACGGCAACTGCAGGCCATGTCACGAGGCGACTCGAACAAGGTCACTGGCTCAAGTTCTGTAGCAGCACACCAGGACTCAGTTCGGAAATTGGTGATCTGATTAGGGACTACAAGACCGTTATCCAGAATGCGTCACCTTACTCCAACAAGATTGCCAGTCACTTGCACAGGATCCTGCAAAGCCTTCGAGAGATCGGTGCAAAGCCCAACCGCAAGCCAGAAACGGCTGCCGATTTCGAATCCATCCGATCCCTCCTCTTCGACATCAAAAACACGCTTCAGACGCTGTGCAACTCTCTCTACCTCAAGGAACTAGAG AAAATCGTCAAAGTCGCCAACGAGAACATGGCCCTGGGTTGTGCTCGTCGTGCCATCGCAGCTCTCAGCAGCATCGGCGAGAGCGGCGTCCACATGTGCGACTTGATTGCACGCGTCGGTGGAGTTTCTGCACTGTTGAGCATCGTCAAAGAAGCCAGCCTGCGCCCAATTAGATGCGCAGCTATAAGAGGACTCACCATCATCTGTTGCGAGAATGGCGCCATTCATCAGCTCGAACAAGCCGGCGGCATTGAGTGTGTTCGTACCATCCTCACCGACTTCAACGCCAGCGAACAGGAGCGGTGCGAAGCTACTGGCCTCTTAGCGCAAATCACCGCCCCGTGGGTGGAGTGCAGTGGCGGAACCATACGACGAATGCGAGAAAACATGGACACTTTTATCGAGTCGCTCACCAAGATGATCAAAGAAGCCAAGAACGGCGACGTGTTTCTCCTGTCAGCAGCAGCTCTAGCGAATTTGTCCTTCCTGGACCCTGTGGCCGTGAAGCACATCCAAAGGCACCAGACATTCAGAGCGCTCATGAACGCATCGAGGCTCAGGGACATGGCTGGAAACCTCTTTGCAAAGGACCAG ATCGCCACAGTACTGGCAAACGCGTCGGCAGAAAAGGCATGCCACGCAGATATCGTGGACGCCGGATCTCTCATACAATTAATCTGCTTCCTGCAAGTCAGACCTTCTGCTCTACAAAGCAACGCTGAAACCGAAGCTTGCGAAAGGGTGCAACAGAAGTCGGCCATTGCCCTGGCACGTCTCTGCAGCGATCGAAGCACAGCGGAGAGAGTCTTGCAATTGCAGG GTGTGCAAAGGCTAGTGCGACTGTGCAAGGATCCCAAAGAAAGGAACAACAGCAACTCCGTTCTTGTGGCGTGCCTGGCCGCGCTGCGGAAGATCGCGTCTTCCTGTGGCAGCAAAGAAATGTGCGACCTCGGTGCTGCTGAACTTGTGAAGAATGAGCTCTGGGACTCGTTCCAACAGTACTCAAGCAAGCACGAAAGTTATGTGTGA